The Salminus brasiliensis chromosome 8, fSalBra1.hap2, whole genome shotgun sequence genome has a window encoding:
- the impg2a gene encoding interphotoreceptor matrix proteoglycan 2 isoform X4, producing MLNLKLCFWDFLDAANWVPQVGESYKLLHSSEISWEKSLSEAFIEAPEGRGLLPRRKRNVLLSSGVRLCTRETIQQAIANHLKYYQLRVCQEMVWEAFKIFWDRLPKQGEYQHWMRQCQAGTVSAQEIATIFSQSEEHLALVHKKLLQTGLKIDTSKPPMCRSQSGATTKELDSTPSGLPIMDVPTEIISDITGTVPPVTLAEVVSESVVEITAEAPSGITLTGEENESQINNEIELEAAAVPGSPLVEQRVELTGLLTGELWSEELSDPSSIQYHTLTQLFTQKISVALQKLTELKSVSVLEFRPQMHASGNEAVLVQYAVTLKTSGQEVSSETLDFINLQSNMVEGTFSDTEKPTVVYSLTDLRAYITDTLLVETSPEIDQHTKESQQSGAIDVLLVAKKKKEKEETGGELTKDNLLLDTTTLQEVEVGMKNDIILEEKIAPPPLVEEPNAGASKDKELQEELLLNSAKEPLPSVTTIPDPDVMDSEHASGSGAGEDDGKSVQHTGKDIVLTEVSADDYAFSTIHALTENMEEDLTSAEEAPVPLTTEITETVEIHIVNTHVQEQSVKVEETSSQKTKDVAVATVKKTDKKEHIEEEEDVNISIAIGEDGDGIVVKKDTPALEVTEDDLTKDEIILATTEPIKPVPPTPLSEKESPFTLITKVTTDKSEPTLPIKINIPEQDFHDIIIRNEEGSGITAVEYGNDQANFAMPTNPGRALMVFFSLRVTNMIFSDDLFNKSSPEYKALEQRFLELLVPYLQSNLSNFENLEILNFRNGSIVVNSRMKFGKPVPRGVTTAVYLILEDFCNTAYQTMNLAIDKYSLDVESGDQADP from the exons atgttaaatttaAAATTGTGTTTTTGGGATTTTTTAGATGCCGCGAACTGGGTCCCCCAAGTAGGAGAGTCATACAAACTCTTGCACAGCTCTGAGATTTCATGGGAAAAGTCTCTATCTGAAGCATTTATTGAAGCACCTGAGGGCAGAGGACTTTTGCCACGAAGAAAACGCAATGTTCTTCTGTCTAGTGGAGTGCGACTCTGCACTCGGGAGACTATTCAACAAGCCATAGCTAACCATCTAAAATATTACCAGCTCAGAG tCTGCCAGGAGATGGTGTGGGAAGCATTCAAGATTTTTTGGGACCGGCTTCCTAAGCAAGGGGAGTATCAGCACTGGATGAGGCAATGCCAGGCCGGCACCGTTAGTGCACAAGAGATTGCCACTATATTCAGCCAGTCAGAGGAACATCTTGCTCTTGTTCACAAA AAGCTTCTTCAAACTGGattgaaaat tgATACATCTAAGCCCCCTATGTGCAG GTCTCAATCTGGGGCTACAACTAAAGAGCTGGACAGTACCCCTTCAG GTTTACCAATCATGGACGTTCCAACAGAGATCATTTCAGACATCACAGGGACTGTACCCCCTGTGACTTTGGCTGAAGTTGTCTCAGAATCTGTAGTGGAAATTACTGCAGAAGCTCCATCTGGCATCACTTTAACAGGAGAAGAAAATGAG TCACAGATCAATAATGAGATTGAACTTGAGGCTGCTGCTGTGCCAGGAAGTCCACTGGTGGAACAGCGAGTGGAGCTCACCGGGCTGCTTACCGGAGAGCTGTGGAGCGAAGAGCTCTCAGACCCCAGTAGTATCCAatatcacacactcactcagctATTTACCCAAAAG ATTTCGGTTGCACTGCAGAAGCTGACTGAATTAAAAAGTGTATCTGTACTGGAGttcag gcCTCAGATGCATGCTTCAGG TAATGAGGCAGTACTGGTACAGTATGCAGTGACTCTTAAGACAAGCGGACAAGAGGTCAGCAGTGAGACTCTGGATTTCATCAACTTGCAGTCCAACATGGTTGAGGGCACCTTCAGTGACACAGAGAAACCCACTGTTGTGTACTCCCTTACTGACTTGCGTGCCTACATCACTGACACACTGCTTG TGGAAACATCTCCAGAGATTGACCAGCATACAAAGGAATCACAACAATCTGGGGCAATT gATGTGCTGCttgtagcaaaaaaaaaaaaagaaaaagaagaaacaggAGGAGAGCTTACTAAAGACAACTTGCTGCTAGACACCACTACATTACAGGAAGTAGAGGTGGGAATGAAAAATGACATCATTTTGGAGGAGAAAATTGCACCACCGCCTCTTGTTGAAGAGCCCAATGCTGGTGCCTCAAAAG ATAAGGAATTGCAGGAGGAATTGCTGTTAAACAGTGCTAAGGAACCTCTGCCCAGTGTGACTACCATACCAGACCCAGATGTCATGGACTCTGAACATGCTTCTGGGTCTGGAGCAGGGGAAGATGATGGGAAGTCAGTTCAACACACTGGCAAAGACATAGTTTTGACTGAAGTGTCAGCAGATGATTATGCATTCTCCACCATCCACGCCCTGACAGAGAATATGGAAGAGGATCTGACATCAGCTGAGGAAGCACCTGTCCCATTGACCACAGAGATTACAGAGACTGTAGAGATACATATTGTCAATACCCATGTGCAAGAGCAATCTGTGAAAGTAGAAGAGACTTCATCACAAAAGACTAAAGATGTCGCAGTAGCAACAGTGAAGAAAACTGATAAAAAAGAACACAttgaagaagaggaagatgtGAACATTTCCATAGCGATTGGGGAAGATGGGGATGGGATTGTTGTGAAAAAGGATACTCCAGCTCTTGAGGTCACAGAGGACGATCTCACTAAAGACGAGATAATTTTGGCCACCACAGAACCAATTAAGCCTGTTCCTCCCACACCTCTTTCAGAGAAAGAGTCACCCTTCACCCTCATTACCAAAGTAACCACGGACAAGTCTGAGCCCACTCTGCCCATTAAAATCAACATACCTGAGCAAGACTTTCACGACATAATAATCAGAAATGAAGAGGGTAGTGGGATAACTGCTGTTGAATATGGGAACGACCAGGCCAATTTTGCCATGCCAACAAACCCTGGACGTGCTCTCATGGTGTTTTTCAGTCTGCGAGTGACCAACATGATATTTTCAGATGATCTGTTCAATAAGAGTTCTCCGGAGTACAAGGCTCTGGAGCAGAGGTTTCTAGAGCTG CTGGTGCCATACTTGCAGTCGAACCTCAGTAACTTTGAGAATCTAGAGATACTGAACTTCAGAAATGGAAGCATTGTGGTGAACAGCCGTATGAAGTTTGGGAAGCCAGTACCTCGTGGAGTTACTACAGCTGTCTACTTGATCCTAGAGGACTTCTGCAACACAGCTTATCAGACCATGAACCTCGCCATAGACAAATACTCACTGGACGTGGAGTCAG GTGATCAGGCAGACCCTT gA